The Chanodichthys erythropterus isolate Z2021 chromosome 14, ASM2448905v1, whole genome shotgun sequence genome window below encodes:
- the usp9 gene encoding ubiquitin carboxyl-terminal hydrolase 9X isoform X2 has product MTATTRGSPVGGNDGQGQAPDGQSQPPLPQNQTSSPNSSNENSPVSPPDEQGQGDCPTPLEEEEPAFPHTELAKLDDMINRPRWVVPVLPKGELEVLLEAAIDLCKKGLDVKCEACQRFFRDGLTISFTKILTDEAVSGWKFEIHRCIINNAHRLVELCVTKLSQDWFPLLELLAMATNPHCKFHIYNGTRPSETVPAGVQLAEDELFARPPDPRSPKGWLVDLINKFGTLNGFQILHDRFMSGQALNVQIIAALIKPFGQCYEFLTLHTVKKYFLPIIEMVPQFLENLTDEELKKEAKNEAKNDALSMIIKSLKNLASRVPGQEETVKNLEIFRLKMILRLLQISSFNGKMNALNEVNKVISSVSYYTHRHGNPEEEEWLTAERMAEWIQQNNILSIVLRDSLHQPQYVEKLEKILRFVIKEKALTLQDLDNIWAAQAGKHEAIVKNVHDLLAKLAWDFSPEQLDHLFDCFKESWTNASKKQREKLLELIRRLAEDDKDGVMAHKVLNLLWNLAHSDDVPVDIMDQALSAHIKILDYSCSQDRDTQKMQWIDRFIEELRTNDKWVIPALKQIREICSLFGEAPQNLRKKIPINLLKSLEGQTQRSPHVFYRHDLINQLQHNHALVTLVAENLSAYMENMRQFSKEHTDFDPQTVRPGSRYSHVQEVQERLNFLRFLLKDGQLWLCAPQAKQIWKCLAENAVFLCDREACFKWYSKLMGDEPDLDPDINKDFFENNVLQLDPSLLTENGMKCFERFFKAVNCREGKLVAKRRAYMMDDLELIGLDYLWRVVIQGSDDIASRAIDLLKEIYTNLGPKLQANQVEIHEDFIQSCFDRLKASYDTLCVLDGDKDSINCARQEAIRMVRVLTVLREYITECDSDYHEERTILPMSRAFRGKHITLVVRFPNQGRQVDDLDIWSHTNDTIGSVRRCILNRIKANSTHTKIELFIGGEIIDPADDRKLIGQLNLKDKTLITAKLTQVSANMPSSPDSSSDSSTGSPGNHGNHYSDGPNPEVESCLPGVIMSLHLRYISFLWQVADLGCNLNMPLLRDGARVLMKLMPPDNATVENLRAICLDHAKLGENSLSPTLDSRFFGPSPSQVLYLIEVVYALLMPASGTLGEDASDFQYNFLKSGGLPLVLSMLTRNNFLPNADMETRRGAYLNALKIAKLLLTAVGFGHVKSVAEACQPVVEGTIPVSPINQTTHDQALVLQNALQNIPNPSAECMLRNVAIRLAQQISDENFFQASKYIPDICVIRAVQKIVWASGCGSVQHVFSSNEEISKIYEKTNAGNEPDAEDEQVCCEALEVMTLCFALMPTALDALSKEKAWQTFIIDLLLHCQSKSVRQMSQEQFFLMATRCCMGHRPLLFFITLLFTVLGSTAKERAKHAADYFTLLRHLLNYAYNSNINLPNAEVLLNNEIDWLKRIRDEVKRTGDPGVEETILEGHIGVTKELLAFQTPEKKFYIGCEKGGASLIKELMDDFLFPASNVYLQYMKSGEFPTEQAIPVCSTPATINAGFELLVALAVGCVRNLKQIVDTLTDMYYLGCEPLTEWEYLPPVGPRPTKGFVGLKNAGATCYMNSVIQQLYMIPPIRNGILAIEGTGSEVEDDMSGDEKQDNESNVDPRDEVFGYQHQFEDKPSLSKSEDRKEYNIGVLRQLQVIFGHLAASRLQYYVPRGFWKQFRLWGEPVNLREQHDALEFFNSLVDSLDEALKALGHPAMLSKVLGGSFADQKICQGCPHRYECEESFTTLNVDIRNHQNLLDSMEQYVKGDLLEGANAYHCEKCNKKVDTVKRLLIKKLPPVLAIQLKRFDYDWERECAIKFNDYFEFPRELDMEPYTVAGVAKLEGSDVHPENQVIQQNEPSEPEPPCSSRYRLVGVLVHSGQASGGHYYSYIIQRNGSGGEGERNRWYKFDDGDVTECKMDDDEEMKNQCFGGEYMGEVFDHMMKRMSYRRQKRWWNAYILFYERMDTLDKDSELVKYITELTVTSKPHQVKMPSAIERSVRKQNVQFMHNRMQYSLEYFQFIRKLLTCNSVYLNSPPGQDHLLPEAEEMAMISIQLAARFLFSTGFHTKKVVRGPASDWYDALCILLRHSKNVRYWFAHNVLFAYPNRFSEYLLECPSAEVRGAFSKLIVFIAHFSLQDGPCPSPIASPGPSSQACDNLSLSEHLFRAVLNLLRREVSEHGRHLQQYFNLFVMYANLGLAEKTQLLKLGVPATFMLVALDEGPGPPIKYQYAELGKLYSVVSQLVRCCDVTSRMQSSINGNPPLPNPYGDPNITAPIMPLQQLVVDILFVRTSYVKKIIEDCSNSEDTIKLLRFCCWENPQFSSTVLSELLWQVAYSYTYELRPYLDLLLQILFIEDSWQTHRIHNVLKGIPDDRDGLFDTIQRSKNHYQKRAYQCIKCMVALFSNCSVAYQILQSNGDLKRKWTWAVEWLGDELERRPYTGNTQYTYNNWSPPVQSNETSNGYFLERSHSARMTLAKACELCPEECHLTKHEVVSEEDAGRNPSSTQQLLPGEVTGQQQHTEPDEQEALEEQDPSPPEDTALYPHSPGSKFQQNNLPHTQPYTGPAAQHVNNPQRPGPRAQENWEPPEEVPPSQTKD; this is encoded by the exons TAGAACTCTTGGCAATGGCCACCAACCCCCACTGTAAGTTCCACATCTACAATGGTACTCGGCCCTCTGAGACGGTGCCTGCTGGGGTTCAGCTAGCTGAGGATGAGCTGTTTGCCCGTCCACCTGACCCTCGATCTCCAAAG GGCTGGTTGGTGGATTTAATAAACAAATTCGGCACCTTAAACGGGTTTCAAATTCTGCATGATCGATTCATGAGTGGCCAAGCTCTGAATGTTCAGATCATCGCTGCACTCATTAA GCCTTTTGGACAGTGCTATGAGTTTCTCACTTTGCACACGGTGAAGAAGTACTTCCTTCCCATCATAGAAATGGTTCCCCAGTTTCTAGAAAACCTCACTGATGAGGAGTTGAAAAAGGAAGCAAAGAACGAAGCCAAAAACGATGCCCTGTCTATGATAATCAAATCTTTGAAGAATCTGGCTTCTCGAGTACCAGGACAAGAGGAAACCGTGAAGAATTTAGAGATATTTAGGTTAAAAATGATTCTTAG GTTATTACAGATTTCTTcttttaatggcaaaatgaatgcaCTAAATGAAGTAAACAAGGTGATTTCAAGTGTTTCCTACTACACACATCGTCATGGTAATCCTGAAGAAGAGGAATGGCTGACGGCAGAGCGCATGGCA GAATGGATTCAGCAGAACAACATTTTGTCTATTGTGCTAAGAGACAGCCTTCATCAGCCACAGTATGTGGAGAAACTGGAGAAGATCCTGCGATTTGTCATCAAAGAAAAGGCCCTAACGCTTCAGGACCTGGACAACATCTGGGCCGCTCAG GCTGGGAAACATGAGGCTATTGTCAAGAATGTTCATGATCTCCTTGCAAAGCTGGCGTGGGATTTCTCACCTGAACAGCTGGACCATCTCTTCGACTGCTTCAAG gaGAGCTGGACTAATGCAAGTAAAAAGCAGAGAGAGAAGTTACTGGAATTGATTCGTCGTCTGGCAGAGGATGACAAGGATGGTGTGATGGCTCACAAAGTGCTTAATCTGCTGTGGAATCTGGCCCATAGTGATGATGTTCCTGTGGATATCATGGACCAGGCCCTTAGTGCTCATATCAAGATTTTGGACTATAGCTGCTCCCAG GATAGGGACACACAGAAGATGCAGTGGATAGACAGGTTCATAGAAGAATTAAGAACTAATGACAAATGGGTGATTCCTGCACTGAAGCAAATACGGGAGATCTGTAGCCTCTTTGGAGAAGCCCCCCAGAATTTAAG AAAGAAAATACCTATTAACTTACTAAAGAGCTTAGAGGG tcaAACGCAGCGGAGCCCCCATGTCTTCTATCGACATGACTTAATCAACCAATTGCAGCACAACCATGCACTGGTCACTCTTGTAGCAGAGAACCTGTCTGCATACATGGAGAATATGAGGCAGTTCTCAAAAG AGCACACAGACTTTGATCCTCAGACAGTTAGGCCTGGAAGTCGGTATAGTCATGTTCAGGAGGTCCAGGAACGGCTTAATTTCTTGAG GTTCTTACTAAAAGATGGGCAGCTCTGGCTGTGCGCACCTCAGGCTAAGCAGATCTGGAAGTGTCTGGCAGAGAATGCGGTGTTCTTGTGTGATCGGGAGGCCTGCTTCAAATGGTACTCCAAACTCATGGGGGACGAGCCCGACCTCGACCCCGACATCAACAAGGACTTCTTTGAGAACAATGTGCTGCAGCTCGACCCCTCGCTGCTGACAGAGAACGGGATGAAATGCTTTGAACGATTCTTCAAGGCAGTCAACTGCAGGGAGGGCAAACTAGTGGCAAAACGCCGGGCGTACATGATGGATGATTTGGAACTCATAGGGCTGGATTACCTGTGGAGG GTTGTGATTCAAGGAAGTGATGATATTGCTAGCCGAGCAATTGACTTGCTTAAAGAGATTTATACAAACCTTGGACCAAAATTACAAGCCAATCAG GTAGAGATCCATGAGGATTTTATTCAATCTTGCTTTGACCGCCTCAAAGCCTCCTATGACACTCTGTGTGTGCTGGATGGAGATAAAGACAGCATTAACTGTGCCAGACAGGAGGCCATCCGCATGGTGAGAGTACTGACTGTGCTCAGGGAATATATAACTGAGTGTGACAGTGACTACCATGAGGAGAGGACCATCCTGCCCATGTCTAG GGCTTTCAGAGGAAAGCATATTACGCTAGTTGTACGTTTCCCAAATCAAGGCCGACAAGTTGATGATCTGGATATTTGGTCACATACCAATGACACAATCGGTTCTGTGCGACGCTGCATTCTGAACCGAATAAAGGCCAACAGCACGCACACCAAAATTGAACTTTTCATCGGGGGAGAGATCATAGACCCAGCAGATGACAGGAAGCTAATTGGGCAGCTAAACCTCAAAGACAAAACT CTCATCACCGCAAAGCTCACCCAGGTCAGCGCCAATATGCCTTCCAGTCCAGACAGCTCCTCAGACTCCTCCACTGGCTCCCCTGGGAACCATGGCAATCACTATAGTGATGGGCCAAACCCTGAAGTGGAGAGCTGTCTTCCGGGAGTG ATAATGTCGCTGCACCTGCGCTACATTTCTTTCCTCTGGCAAGTTGCAGACCTGGGCTGTAATCTCAACATGCCTCTCCTACGGGATGGAGCTCGTGTTTTAATGAAGCTCATGCCTCCAG ATAACGCCACGGTGGAAAACCTGAGAGCCATTTGTCTggatcatgccaaacttggCGAAAACAGCCTTAGCCCTACGTTGGACTCGCGTTTCTTTGGGCCATCACCATCTCAAGTGCTTTACTTGATAGAg GTGGTGTACGCCTTGCTCATGCCTGCCAGTGGGACGTTGGGCGAGGATGCTAGTGACTTCCAGTACAACTTCTTGAAGAGTGGTGGCCTGCCACTTGTTTTGAGCATGCTCACCAGAAATAACTTCCTGCCAAATGCTGACATGGAGACCCGGCGGGGAGCTTATCTCAACGCACTAAAAATAGCCAAACTGCTGCTTACAGCTGTAGGCTTTGGCCATGTGAAGTCTGTGGCGGAGGCCTGCCAGCCTGTGGTGGAGGGGACTATCCCTGTATCTCCT ATAAACCAGACTACACATGACCAAGCTCTAGTGCTCCAGAATGCCCTGCAGAATATCCCCAACCCATCTGCCGAATGCATGCTGCGGAATGTGGCAATCCGTCTTGCCCAGCAGATCTCAGATGAG AACTTCTTCCAGGCCTCCAAGTATATCCCAGATATCTGTGTCATTCGAGCAGTTCAGAAGATAGTCTGGGCTTCTGGCTGCGGCTCTGTTCAGCATGTCTTCAGTTCTAATGAGGAGATCAGCAAGATCTATGAGAAG ACCAATGCTGGCAATGAGCCGGATGCAGAAGACGAGCAGGTGTGCTGTGAAGCTCTGGAAGTCATGACCCTTTGTTTCGCCCTTATGCCCACTGCACTAGATGCACTTAGCAAAGAAAAGGCCTGGCAAACCTTCATAATAGATCTGCTGCTGCACTGCCAGAGCAA GTCCGTTCGTCAAATGTCCCAAGAACAGTTCTTCCTCATGGCAACCCGATGTTGTATGGGCCATAGGCCTCTTCTGTTCTTCATTACCCTCCTCTTCACAGTTTTAGGT AGCACTGCAAAAGAGCGGGCAAAGCACGCTGCTGATTACTTCACTCTTCTAAGGCACTTACTCAACTATGCATATAACAGCAACATTAATCTTCCAAATGCAGAAGTTCTCTTAAACAATGAAATTGATTGGTTAAAGCGAATCCGG GATGAAGTGAAGAGGACTGGGGATCCTGGGGTTGAGGAGACCATTTTGGAAGGTCATATTGGTGTCACAAAAGAGCTACTGGCTTTCCAGACCCCGGAGAAGAAGTTCTACATTGGCTGTGAAAAAGGAGGTGCTAGTCTCATCAAG GAGTTAATGGATGACTTCCTGTTCCCAGCATCTAATGTGTACCTGCAATACATGAAGAGTGGAGAATTCCCTACTGAACAGGCAATACCTGTGTGTAGCACCCCAGCCACCATCAATGCTGGCTTTGAACTGCTGGTTGCACTTGCCGTCGGATGTGTGCGAAATCTCAAGCAGATTGTGGACACACTAACTGATATGTACTATTTAG GTTGTGAACCACTTACTGAATGGGAATATTTGCCACCAGTTGGGCCACGGCCCACCAAAGGGTTTGTGGGTCTGAAAAATGCAGGTGCAACTTGCTACATGAACTCTGTTATCCAGCAGCTTTACATGATTCCCCCCATCAGGAATGGCATCCTGGCCATCGAAGGCACAGGCAGCGAAGTAGAGGATGATATGTCTGGAGACGAGAAGCAAGATAATGAG AGTAATGTGGATCCCCGGGATGAGGTGTTTGGCTATCAGCACCAGTTTGAAGACAAACCTTCTCTCAGTAAGTCAGAGGACAGGAAGGAATACAACATTGGGGTTCTTCGGCAGTTGCAGGTCATCTTTGGACACTTGGCTGCCTCCAGGTTGCAATACTACGTCCCTAGGGGTTTCTGGAAGCAGTTTCG GTTGTGGGGTGAGCCAGTCAATCTGAGGGAACAGCATGATGCTCTGGAGTTTTTCAACTCACTGGTGGACAGTTTAGATGAGGCTTTGAAAGCATTGGGTCACCCTGCCATGCTGAGCAAAGTACTGGGTGGCTCTTTTGCTGACCAGAAAATATGTCAGGGCTGTCCTCACAG ATATGAATGTGAGGAATCGTTTACGACGTTGAATGTAGATATCAGAAACCATCAAAATCTCCTTGATTCTATGGAGCAGTATGTGAAAGGAGACTTGCTTGAGGGTGCAAATGCCTACCACTGTGAAAAATGCAACAAGAAG GTGGACACAGTGAAGCGTTTACTAATTAAGAAGCTTCCTCCAGTGCTGGCCATCCAGCTGAAACGCTTTGATTATGACTGGGAACGAGAGTGTGCCATTAAGTTCAATGACTACTTTGAGTTCCCACGGGAGTTAGACATGGAGCCCTATACAGTAGCTGGAGTAGCTAAGCTGGAGGGGTCTGATGTGCACCCAGAAAACCAG GTGATCCAGCAGAATGAGCCTTCAGAGCCGGAACCCCCCTGCAGCTCTCGTTATCGTTTGGTGGGAGTGCTGGTCCACTCAGGCCAGGCTAGTGGAGGTCATTATTACTCCTACATCATTCAGAGGAATGGCAGTGGTGGTGAGGGAGAAAGGAACCGTTGGTACAAGTTCGACGATGGTGATGTCACAGAGTGCAAAATGGATGACGACGAGGAGATGAAGAACCAGTGCTTTGGTGGAGAGTACATGGGTGAGGTCTTTGACCACATGATGAAACGCATGTCCTACAGGCGACAGAAGCGCTGGTGGAATGCCTACATCCTTTTTTATGAGCGAATGGACACATTAGACAAGGACAGTGAGCTGGTTAAATACATCACTGAGCTCACAGTGACCAGCAAACCTCACCAAGTGAAGATGCCCTCTGCTATCGAACGCAGTGTGCGCAAACAGAATGTGCAGTTTATGCACAACCGTATGCAGTACAGCTTGGAGTACTTCCAGTTCATCAGGAAACTGCTGACCTGTAACAGTGTGTACTTGAACTCACCGCCAG GTCAAGACCACCTTTTGCCTGAAGCAGAAGAAATGGCTATGATTAGTATACAGCTTGCTGCTAGATTTCTCTTCAGTACTGGATTCCACACCAAGAAAGTAGTTCGTGGCCCTGCTAGTGATTG GTATGATGCACTGTGCATCTTGCTACGACACAGTAAGAATGTGCGTTACTGGTTTGCACACAACGTCCTCTTTGCATATCCAAACCGCTTCTCGGAGTACCTGCTTGAGTGCCCCAGTGCCGAGGTTCGCGGGGCTTTTTCCAAACTCATCGTATTCATTGCACATTTCTCATTGCAAGATGGACCCTGCCCGTCACCCATTGCCTCACCTGGACCTTCAAGTCAG GCCTGTGATAATTTGAGTCTAAGTGAGCACTTATTCCGTGCTGTACTCAATCTGCTGAGAAGGGAAGTGTCTGAGCATGGCCGTCACCTGCAGCAGTACTTCAACCTTTTCGTCATGTATGCCAACCTTG GCTTGGCAGAGAAGACGCAGCTGTTAAAGCTTGGGGTACCAGCCACCTTCATGCTTGTGGCCCTTGACGAGGGTCCGGGCCCTCCAATTAAGTACCAGTATGCTGAGCTGGGAAAGCTCTATTCTGTTGTGTCACAGCTGGTTCGCTGCTGTGATGTGACATCACGTATGCAGTCATCAATTAACG GTAACCCTCCCTTGCCGAACCCATATGGAGACCCCAATATCACTGCTCCCATCATGCCTCTGCAGCAGCTGGTTGTGGACATTCTGTTTGTGCGCACCAGTTATGTAAAGAAGATTATTGAGGACTGCAGTAACTCAGAGGACACTATCAAACTGCTAAGATTCTGCTGTTGGGAGAACCCTCAGTTTTCTTCCACTGTGCTTAGTGAACTACTGTGGCAG gTGGCATATTCATACACGTATGAGTTAAGGCCTTACCTGGACTTGCTTCTCCAGATCTTGTTTATTGAGGACTCATGGCAGACTCACAG gatccACAATGTGCTGAAGGGAATCCCTGATGATCGTGATGGGCTTTTTGACACCATTCAGCGCTCCAAAAACCACTACCAAAAGAGAGCTTATCAGTGTATCAAATGCATGGTGGCTCTTTTTAGCAACTGCTCAGTGGCCTATCAGATTCTCCAG AGTAATGGTGATCTAAAGAGGAAGTGGACATGGGCAGTGGAGTGGCTCGGTGACGAGCTGGAACGAAGACCGTACACTGGCAATACCCAGTACACGTATAACAACTGGTCCCCTCCTGTCCAGAGCAATGAGACTTCCAACGGATACTTCCTGGAGCGCTCCCACAGTGCCCGTATGACTTTAGCCAAGGCCTGCGAGTTGTGCCCAGAGGAG TGTCACTTAACGAAGCACGAGGTGGTATCTGAAGAGGACGCTGGCCGGAACCCGTCCTCGACACAGCAGCTTTTGCCAGGGGAAGTGACAGGCCAACAACAGCACACC GAGCCTGATGAGCAGGAGGCCCTTGAAGAGCAGGACCCTTCTCCTCCAGAGGACACTGCTCTGTACCCTCACTCTCCAGGCTCAAAGTTTCAACAG AATAACCTCCCGCATACGCAGCCGTACACTGGGCCCGCAGCACAGCACGTCAACAACCCTCAGCGTCCAGGCCCACGAGCACAAGAGAACTGGGAGCCCCCTGAGGAGGTGCCGCCCAGCCAGACTAAAGACTAA